One stretch of Ptiloglossa arizonensis isolate GNS036 chromosome 7, iyPtiAriz1_principal, whole genome shotgun sequence DNA includes these proteins:
- the LOC143149137 gene encoding mitochondrial ribosome-associated GTPase 2-like: protein MHCFRQIKSIVLLNTIWRQDITNIVTLNVQIFQSSKKNLFKSLCTSKWFQHEENVPKPLRNMKQKSQKDLNLFFFDIKQVKTIGGKGGDGAISFLQLWANDHAGPDGGDGGHGGHVIFEVSSNVKDLSQVTSILQAKNGEKGYNKDCFGKNAKHTIVQVPLGTIVRNSTGKIVADLNREGTMFIAARGGAGGHGNTYFKSNLQQTPYISEYGAHGENVDYVLEIKSMAHVGLIGLPNAGKSTLLRAISRAKPKVASYPFTTLKPYLGTVLYDDYEQIAVADLPGIISGSYKNRGLGIQFLKHIERCKILLFILDTTSDEPWADFETLMNEITQFNVNLNKRLFLIVANKMDISAAMENLEVLKQKINLPIIPISAKIGTNVSKLLKEIRILYNKEKEESVQNNELQYIDDSN, encoded by the exons atgcattgtTTTCGTCAAATAAAAAGTATAGTGTTACTTAATACTATTTGGAGACAAGATATTACAAATATTGTTACTCTAAATGTGCAAATATTTCAGAgttcaaagaaaaatttatttaaatcattGTGTACGTCTAAATGGTTTCAACATGAAGAAAATGTTCCTAAACCATTACGTAATATGAAGCAAAAGTCACAGAaagatttgaatttatttttttttgatatAAAGCAA GTAAAAACAATTGGAGGAAAAGGTGGAGATGGAGCTAtatcatttttacaattatGGGCAAATGACCATGCTGGACCTGATGGTGGAGATGGTGGACACGGTGGTCATgtaatttttgag GTATCGTCAAATGTCAAGGATCTTTCACAAGTAACTAGCATCCTTCAGGCTAAAAATGGAGAGAAAGGATATAATAAAGATTGTTTTGGAAAGAATGCTAAGCATACTATTGTACAAGTTCCTTTAGGCACCATAGTACGAAATTCCACAGGAAAAATAGTAGCTGACTTAAATCGAGAAGGAACAATGTTTATTGCTGCACGAGGAGGTGCTGGTGGCCATggaaatacatattttaaatcTAATTTACAACAAACACCATATATAAGTGAGTATGGTGCACATGGAGAAAATGTAGACTATGTATTAGAAATAAAAAGTATGGCACATGTTGGACTG attGGCCTTCCAAATGCAGGTAAAAGTACATTATTAAGAGCTATATCTAGGGCTAAACCAAAAGTAGCGTCATATCCATTTACCACATTAAAACCTTATCTGGGAACAGTATTATACGATGATTATGAGCAAATCGCAG TGGCTGATTTACCAGGAATTATATCTGGTTCTTATAAAAACAGAGGTCTTGGTATACAATTTCTAAAACATATAGaacgttgtaaaatattattatttatactggATACTACTTCTGATGAACCATGGGCAGATTTTGAAACCCTAATGAATGAAATTACACAATTcaatgtaaatttaaataaaaggtTATTTCTTATTGTAGCAAATAAGATGGATATATCAGCAGCAATG GAAAATTTAGAAGTacttaaacaaaaaattaatttaccaattATTCCAATTTCTGCTAAAATAGGTACAAATGTATCTAAGTTGTTAAAAGAAATAAGAATTTTATACAATAAGGAAAAGGAAGAAAGTGTACAAAACAATGAATTGCAATACATAGACGAttctaattaa
- the LOC143149139 gene encoding ferredoxin-fold anticodon-binding domain-containing protein 1-like — protein MTSIKVKKQQFNRNIRLLFFGTMKLTVFSKNDSVLLIGEGNFSFSVALLQLNLKINITATCYEANVYSAIGKKNIECLVNNGVRVLLSVDATNLKEHPILKTELFDKVIFNFPHVGGKMRIEKNRELLKQFFVNATKLLKNNGQILVTLCNGQGGTHIDDPPRRWDDSWKITEMAAHGNFILSTIEPFEWLYFQNYIVTGYRSLDKQFHSAKALTHIFVKSEPPNELNIAPTNKINISLYDNVLMANLILLNFIHYYIIMQVVL, from the exons ATGACAAG tATAAAAGTGAAAAAGCAACAGTTTAATCGTAATATTCGTTTATTGTTTTTTGGAACTATGAAGCTTACCGTATTCAGTAAAAATGATTCTGTACTTCTAATAGGAGAAGGCAATTTTTCATTCTCTGTTGCATTGCTCcaacttaatttaaaaattaatattactgcTACATGTTATGAAGCTAATGTTTATTCAGCTATTGGAAAGAAAAACATAGAATGTTTAGTAAATAATG GAGTTCGTGTTCTATTAAGTGTTGATGCAACAAATTTAAAAGAGCATCCAATATTGAAAACAGAGTTATTTGATAAAGTTATTTTTAACTTTCCTCATGTTGGTGGTAAAATGCGAATAGAAAAAAATAGAGAGTTATTAAAACAGTTTTTTGTAAATGCAACAAAGTTGTTGAAaaataatggacaaatattAGTTACTTTATGCAATGGGCAAGGTGGAACACACATTGATGATCCACCAAGACGTTGGGATGATTCATGGAAAATTACAGAAATGGCAGCACatggaaattttatattaagCACAATTGAACCATTTGAATGGTTGTATTTCCAAAATTATATAGTAACTGGATATCGTAGTCTAGACAAACAATTTCATTCTGCTAAAGCTTTAACTCATATTTTTGTTAAGTCTGAACCTCCAAATGAACTAAACATTGCTcccacaaataaaataaatatttcgctatACGATAATG TGTTGATGGCAAATTTAAtcctattaaattttatacattacTATATAATTATGCAGGTTGTATTATAA